In one window of Saprospiraceae bacterium DNA:
- a CDS encoding M1 family metallopeptidase — MLRYTVLFLFILLTKPNAQNSYFQQELKYKIVTELDDNNHTLQSFIEIKYKNNSPHILDKIAIHLWPNAYKHRQTAFAKQKLRMGDLRFHEASADQLGSIEELDFKVNGEHVRIQYSDNAGDYCWLLLNQALEPHKEITITTPFILQIPENFSRLGRGHESYQITQWYPKPAVYDHKGWHLMPYLDYGEFYSEFGSFEVEITLPEDYVVAATGTLLTPEEISFLNERINISNQVLESKMDLPQIHHTSSLRKKTLHYRGDSIHDFAWFADKGFLVQKSGIELQNGKKVDTWVFFKNKELWKDAIQFVDRSLGFFSNLIGEYPWPQATAVESELNAGGGMEYPMITVLGTMYNSAQLDEVIAHEIAHNWFYGVLGFNERDHPFLDEGITSYFEQRYMEQFYKENEWTPGDGWIEKLFKNVSAEKFQYLLFARPYRDQNPNQNANNFSAINYGLDVYDKSSKLFRYAESWLGKTQLDKLFSSFYQQWKFKHPYPEDLENHFRENSSKDFSWLFKGFFSSHRKMDYSMGSIRKSKDEIRIEIKNSGQIPAPFTLSGIRNGELAERQWIDGFSGSRTFESSCIDCDFFSIDIDQESFDLYENNNQIRTRGLFKKIEKVKLRLLPILDHPRITDIGITPVINYNEFNGISPGLFISGPFLPFRKFKLQLMPLYSIRTKDLTGTAGLSYYLFFPDKKVHHLKLELDFKKYAYAKFSDGPFLNYSQWKPSISFVFNHIPPDHKKSEIKYSLFADRNDYQDYSDTTQQGFQKKKIHTITHVLDYKLEKPSILGDLSLDFRMIYFNQKIISPLRQEFLRTDLVLNKSFRISDKRYVKFRTYFSFFPINSERNSSTISSRTSPYYFRGSTGLSLQNYQDELNEYYFIGRTESSGIASQQISLHQGGFKIPLGSAYRETIGNSNTFVGSLNISSDLPVSGIGKFIKPYLDIGYYHSEPASTQGNWLWSAGLQIQVIADVFSIYFPVTHSGNLKDLLQDRSGKNYLKQISFSLNFQLTEEGLMNKLFSYQ, encoded by the coding sequence ATGTTAAGATATACCGTTCTGTTCCTGTTTATTCTTCTGACAAAACCCAATGCCCAAAATTCATATTTTCAGCAAGAACTGAAATACAAAATTGTCACTGAGCTCGATGACAATAATCATACCCTTCAAAGCTTTATTGAAATTAAGTATAAAAACAACAGTCCCCATATCCTCGACAAAATAGCTATTCACCTGTGGCCCAATGCCTACAAACACCGCCAAACCGCTTTTGCCAAACAAAAGCTGCGCATGGGTGATTTGAGATTTCACGAGGCCTCAGCGGATCAATTGGGCTCCATTGAAGAACTGGATTTTAAAGTAAACGGCGAGCATGTGCGCATCCAATATTCCGATAATGCGGGCGATTATTGCTGGCTGCTTCTCAATCAGGCTCTTGAACCTCATAAGGAAATTACCATAACTACGCCCTTCATACTCCAAATCCCTGAAAATTTCAGCAGACTTGGACGCGGTCATGAGAGTTACCAGATCACGCAATGGTATCCAAAACCGGCAGTTTATGACCACAAAGGCTGGCACCTGATGCCCTATCTTGATTATGGCGAATTCTATAGTGAATTCGGTTCTTTCGAAGTGGAAATTACATTGCCGGAAGATTACGTAGTTGCAGCCACAGGAACTCTGTTGACTCCCGAAGAAATTTCTTTTTTAAACGAAAGAATCAACATAAGCAATCAAGTTCTCGAATCCAAAATGGATTTACCTCAAATCCATCATACCTCAAGTTTGAGAAAAAAGACGCTGCATTACCGGGGCGACAGCATTCACGATTTTGCATGGTTTGCAGATAAAGGGTTTTTGGTACAAAAGTCAGGCATCGAACTACAAAATGGAAAGAAAGTTGACACCTGGGTATTTTTTAAAAATAAAGAACTATGGAAGGATGCGATTCAGTTCGTGGACAGAAGCCTTGGATTCTTTTCAAACCTGATCGGAGAATATCCCTGGCCTCAGGCCACTGCTGTGGAAAGTGAACTCAATGCCGGTGGTGGAATGGAGTACCCCATGATAACCGTCCTGGGTACGATGTATAACAGTGCCCAACTGGACGAAGTAATTGCACACGAAATTGCACACAATTGGTTTTATGGGGTTCTGGGATTTAACGAACGCGACCATCCTTTTCTCGATGAGGGCATCACCAGCTATTTTGAGCAACGATACATGGAACAATTTTATAAAGAAAATGAATGGACACCCGGAGATGGATGGATCGAAAAGCTGTTTAAAAATGTTTCTGCCGAAAAATTTCAATACTTGCTTTTTGCCCGGCCTTACCGGGACCAAAATCCTAACCAAAACGCCAACAATTTTTCTGCAATCAATTACGGTTTGGATGTCTATGATAAATCGTCCAAACTTTTCAGGTATGCCGAATCCTGGCTTGGCAAAACTCAACTTGACAAACTGTTCAGTTCATTTTATCAGCAGTGGAAGTTTAAACACCCATACCCGGAAGATCTTGAAAATCACTTTCGTGAAAACAGTTCCAAAGATTTTAGCTGGTTGTTCAAGGGTTTTTTCTCTTCTCATAGAAAAATGGATTACAGCATGGGCTCGATCCGTAAAAGTAAAGATGAAATCCGCATAGAAATTAAAAACAGTGGTCAGATTCCTGCTCCATTTACGCTGTCGGGTATCAGAAATGGTGAATTGGCGGAACGCCAATGGATCGATGGCTTTTCCGGTAGCCGTACTTTTGAGTCTTCGTGTATAGACTGTGATTTTTTTTCTATAGATATCGATCAGGAATCCTTTGATCTGTACGAAAACAACAACCAGATCCGAACAAGAGGTCTTTTTAAAAAAATCGAAAAAGTTAAACTGCGATTACTTCCAATCCTTGACCATCCCAGAATTACTGATATTGGCATAACACCTGTGATCAATTACAATGAATTCAATGGAATATCCCCGGGTCTTTTTATTTCAGGACCCTTTTTGCCATTTCGGAAATTCAAATTGCAGCTCATGCCCTTATATAGTATCCGGACAAAAGACCTGACAGGAACTGCCGGACTAAGCTATTATCTTTTTTTTCCAGACAAAAAAGTGCACCATTTAAAATTAGAACTTGATTTTAAAAAATATGCTTACGCTAAATTCTCAGATGGCCCCTTTTTGAATTATTCTCAATGGAAACCAAGCATTTCTTTCGTATTCAATCATATTCCTCCGGACCACAAAAAATCGGAAATAAAGTATAGCCTTTTTGCAGACAGAAATGATTATCAGGATTATTCGGATACGACTCAACAGGGATTCCAAAAGAAGAAAATTCACACCATTACCCATGTTCTTGATTACAAATTGGAAAAACCATCCATCTTAGGAGATCTGTCACTCGACTTCCGGATGATTTATTTCAATCAAAAAATTATTTCTCCTTTGAGACAAGAATTTTTAAGAACGGATTTGGTTTTGAATAAATCCTTCCGGATTTCTGATAAACGTTATGTAAAATTTCGAACCTACTTTTCCTTCTTTCCGATAAACTCTGAAAGAAATTCATCCACCATCAGTTCGAGAACATCGCCGTATTATTTTCGTGGATCCACGGGCCTGAGTCTGCAAAATTACCAGGATGAATTGAATGAGTATTATTTTATTGGACGTACTGAATCATCGGGTATTGCTTCACAACAGATTTCCCTGCATCAAGGCGGATTTAAAATTCCCCTTGGTTCAGCGTACAGGGAGACCATAGGCAACAGCAATACTTTTGTGGGTTCACTCAATATTTCAAGCGATTTGCCCGTGTCGGGAATTGGAAAATTTATTAAACCTTATCTCGATATCGGGTATTATCATTCTGAGCCCGCATCCACACAAGGAAACTGGCTGTGGAGTGCAGGTTTGCAAATCCAGGTGATCGCTGATGTTTTCAGTATTTATTTTCCTGTAACCCATTCCGGCAACCTGAAAGATTTGCTGCAAGACAGATCCGGAAAAAATTATCTCAAACAAATTAGTTTCTCGCTGAACTTCCAACTTACGGAAGAAGGACTCATGAATAAACTATTTAGTTATCAGTAA
- a CDS encoding 2Fe-2S iron-sulfur cluster binding domain-containing protein: MFKSLFLQPMQHKIFSLRVSSVKPETTDAVTIDFEVPDQLKNEFKYHSGQHITLIHPTLGESVKRSYSMCSAPYENKLQIASRRVTHGLFSNFLNDELKVGDEIQVEVPDGRFFIPLDPSHENMFVFFASGSGITPILSHIKEILHTETKSRIQLFYGNRHTDSIMFLEELMALKNIYPERLSLHFLLSREELEEELFHGRISAEKLDRFVKQFFNPEEVDAFFMCGPESMLLELREKLLNLGVPGSKIHLELFGVQIPKPAPKVVVDGDSSSLVRVTLDGRTFEYSLPFNTESILDSALQQGAKLPFACKGGVCCTCKAKLLKGEVEMVTNYGLEPEEVKNSYILTCQSYPKTPKVELSFDQ; encoded by the coding sequence ATGTTCAAATCCTTATTTTTGCAGCCCATGCAGCATAAAATATTTTCTTTGCGTGTTTCTTCAGTAAAACCTGAAACGACAGATGCCGTAACCATCGACTTTGAGGTTCCCGATCAGCTGAAAAACGAATTTAAATATCATTCAGGCCAGCACATTACATTGATTCATCCCACCTTGGGTGAATCGGTCAAAAGATCGTATTCGATGTGTTCAGCTCCCTATGAAAATAAATTGCAAATTGCCTCCAGAAGAGTTACTCATGGACTTTTCAGCAATTTTTTAAATGATGAGCTTAAAGTGGGAGATGAAATCCAGGTTGAAGTGCCCGATGGAAGATTCTTTATACCACTCGATCCATCTCATGAAAACATGTTTGTTTTTTTTGCTTCGGGTTCGGGTATTACGCCAATTCTTTCCCACATCAAAGAAATTCTACACACGGAGACCAAAAGCCGTATCCAGCTTTTTTATGGAAACAGACACACAGACAGCATCATGTTTCTGGAAGAATTGATGGCTTTAAAAAATATCTATCCGGAAAGGCTGAGTCTGCATTTCTTATTGAGCAGAGAGGAATTGGAAGAGGAATTGTTTCACGGAAGGATCAGTGCCGAAAAACTGGATCGTTTTGTGAAGCAGTTTTTCAATCCGGAAGAAGTGGATGCATTTTTCATGTGCGGCCCTGAATCCATGTTGTTGGAATTGCGGGAGAAACTTTTAAATCTGGGTGTTCCCGGTTCTAAAATACATTTGGAGTTGTTTGGTGTTCAAATTCCAAAGCCTGCTCCCAAAGTGGTTGTAGATGGGGATTCGTCAAGTCTGGTTCGCGTCACGCTGGATGGCCGTACTTTTGAATACAGCTTGCCATTCAATACAGAAAGTATTCTCGATTCTGCTTTACAACAGGGAGCAAAGCTTCCATTTGCCTGCAAGGGTGGGGTCTGTTGTACCTGTAAGGCAAAGCTTTTAAAAGGCGAAGTTGAGATGGTGACGAATTATGGACTCGAGCCCGAAGAAGTAAAGAATTCATATATATTAACCTGTCAATCCTATCCCAAAACGCCTAAAGTTGAGTTGAGTTTTGATCAATAA
- the paaA gene encoding 1,2-phenylacetyl-CoA epoxidase subunit A → MFREDLESVFQQKIDREDKIEAKDWMPEEYRKTLIRQISQHAHSEIVGMLPEGNWITRAPSLKRKAILLAKIQDEAGHGLYLYSACETLGVDREELLHELHTGKAKYSSIFNYPAISWADMGAIGWLVDGAAIMNQIPLCRTSYGPYSRAMIRICKEESFHQRQGYEIMVTLARGTDVQKQMAQDALNRWWWPSLMMFGPNDSESTHSAQSLKWKIKRFSNDELRQRFIDMTVPQAELIGLTIPDPDLKWNEERNSYDFGKINWEEFWNVVKGNGPCNKERLSARVMAYEEGSWVRDAAMAYAEKRRDI, encoded by the coding sequence ATGTTCAGAGAAGATCTCGAATCTGTATTCCAGCAGAAAATCGACCGGGAAGATAAAATCGAAGCCAAAGACTGGATGCCCGAAGAATACAGGAAAACCTTGATCCGCCAGATCAGTCAGCATGCTCATTCTGAAATTGTGGGCATGTTGCCGGAAGGAAACTGGATCACCCGGGCCCCATCCTTAAAGAGGAAAGCAATTTTGCTGGCTAAAATTCAGGACGAGGCGGGACATGGGCTTTATTTGTATTCTGCATGTGAGACTCTCGGGGTGGACCGCGAAGAATTATTGCACGAACTTCATACGGGAAAAGCCAAATATTCGAGTATTTTCAATTATCCTGCAATCAGCTGGGCAGATATGGGGGCGATAGGATGGTTGGTCGACGGTGCTGCCATTATGAATCAGATCCCTTTGTGCAGGACCAGCTACGGTCCGTATTCGAGAGCCATGATCAGAATTTGTAAAGAAGAAAGTTTTCATCAAAGGCAAGGTTACGAAATCATGGTAACCCTGGCCAGAGGCACCGATGTACAAAAGCAAATGGCTCAGGATGCTTTAAACCGCTGGTGGTGGCCAAGTCTGATGATGTTTGGACCGAATGATTCTGAATCCACACATTCCGCTCAAAGTCTGAAGTGGAAAATCAAAAGGTTTAGTAATGACGAACTCAGACAGCGGTTTATCGATATGACGGTTCCACAGGCTGAATTGATTGGATTGACCATACCGGATCCCGATTTAAAATGGAATGAAGAAAGAAATTCTTACGATTTTGGCAAAATCAACTGGGAAGAATTTTGGAATGTAGTCAAAGGAAACGGTCCGTGTAATAAGGAAAGACTTAGCGCACGGGTTATGGCATATGAGGAAGGAAGCTGGGTAAGAGATGCGGCAATGGCTTATGCAGAGAAGAGAAGAGACATTTGA